The nucleotide window gaGAAAtgggatgaagaaaaagaaagaacgagagaaagagataggacagatgaaataataaaatattcatttcattagtGAATAGTACCTCGCCAGATATGGAAAAGAACTAAGATATATTGTAGCAGATATGTCAAACTTGAGAAGTTTAGCTAGGCCAATACATATGTTTTTTCCCCTATTTGCTTTTAATTTGAAGTTGCATTGACAAATGGCTAGGccattaccaatgctctaagaacCATACCTACTTTCTTTCTCCCACACATTAAAGTGAcagttacaatatttttcaatcctGTGATGGAAATTAACCCAAAATGATCTTGCCaacaactaaaatataaataattatagtaGATATATAGTTTTCGTTTAGgaacataattataatataatacaaacaaATAATCTGATCTTCTAGATCTCTATCTTTTCTTCGTacttcaactatatatattttaataactagcatatattaattaattaaccacGGTTACACAGATGAAAACTACATGCAGAATTTCGTAATCTTTGatttattatcttataaaaatatagtttatgTAGCTTTAATTGTTTCTAGACATAATGATGCTCCTTGGGGATATTAATAATTCCGACATGTTAACCCATGAACTTTGACTAATTTTAATCCAAGTCACCGACTtcaatatataatcatttgacatgatttaatttgtttggccacgcctaaaaccaaaaaaaaaactactaaaattttgttaaaaaataaaactacatcttaaaactttgaaaaataatttattttccacGACCAAGCAACTCCTACACGATGAGAGGGAGAAGGGGCCTTCCATGCTGCCACATATATAAGAGCTAGACGGCATATTAGAGACTGCCTCGATCGTCTTGTCAATATTGGAGACCTTGTTGCAAAAAACAATCTTCGCATCTCTGGAATCTATagtaatttgataaaaataaaaaaattatggaattcaatcctttttttattatttgatttaaaaccaTGTACAATGTTTTATTCAAAAGGCAAATCATAGACTAAATTAATGAACGATCTTTAGAAATCACCGACATGCACAAACTAACACACTCCTACTTTTAACCTACACGACCCATCAGAATATTCATAATTGATTAATTTGTGTTAACATCCTTATCATTTGACAAGATCGTCGTATTCATCACGTATCTTAAACAACGACGTTGTCGGAATCATcagaacatgcatgcatgcctgccCATAGATAGATCAATATTCCTAATTCTCATTTCCGATGCTTTTATTCAAGACCGGCCGCCGGCCGGATCATAACCACGtgtgatttattttgtttcatgtttcttaaaaagaaaatggatatgGATTGAGTCGAACGAGAGGGACTATGTACAATGCATTCGGTAATTGAGAAGTCAACAATGTCAGGTTTCTGGCCGCAGTTTCAATCGTGAAAAGCAtgctgaaattcaaaaaaaaaaatccagcctTTTGAGTTTTGTCCCATACCCATTTGTTAATCCAACTTTAATATAAGATTTAATTACCCGTCCATGTTTTTCTGTTAATGGTAGTTAACTTAGGTGGTGCACCTAACAAATTATGATCTGGCAAAGCCATTTTTTTCTCAAGTAATCATGACCAATCGTTTTTGCCgccattttttatttggactCTGGAGTTGAATATTCCCGACACtgcttacaaaataaaaataattcggGCTTtggttaaaaacaaaaaaaattaatgtgagACTTTAAACTTATCGAGAATGATTGGAATCTGAGAACTATTTTCCGGGAAGTAAACAGACAGCAAATTAATAGTAAAAATTATGTGTTGTCCGTTTAGTCTCCCCTGATCTATCAATAGTAGTcacaattctttttataattttttatataattacgtTTTAAAtgacaaatatttaaatttctaaaaataaaataattttataaaaatattctcattttaaaatatcataatataaaaGATCATCAGTGTatcattgtttattattatactGTTCATGTGAGTCTATCACATATTGACATGTCATTTAAAAGAACTCTGGATCTGGGCCAGATCCGCCCTGATCAGTAATCAGCTCCAGCCCAAGGCGGAGCCCACATTGCCAGCCCAATTCCAAACTTATTCCTAGTAAAAATTACGAGTCACATGAGAGATAAGGCACGAAATTGGAAAATCattgtttttttaaacataattgcTGATGATTAGTGATGACTTAAAATACGATTGGATGCCATGATACTAACAAGGAAATTACATAGAAATTGAGTATTGAGACCCTATATATAGGGAGATATTCTAGTTATGAAGGCCATGTCTTATCTTGATCAATGATCATCGATCCTATGTGCCTGCTGTTATATTAATCAGCCGAGTAATGCTAAGGTTGTCATGTTTTAGACCCAAGTGGTCATGTTTTCTACCATTTTTAGAAAAAGcatcttattttttgtttctaaggTTTGAAATCCTTGAATATAGAAAGCTTAATTTGGATTAATGGGGCAACGTTTGCCCCGAGAGTCCTATAtatgtgggaaaaaaaaaaaaagtaattcaaATGATGGCATGGCACtagaaattagaaaacaaagaggGAAAAAACACATGATCCTATTAGGAAAATGAGCagtaatattaaaaagacttcacatattaaaaagaaaaaaacccaccccaaatttaattaattagtaagaAACTTGAATTGTCTTAGGTAGACGTGAACCCAAGAAGCCATCTTCCAAAATCCCATCTCCTTTGccatccaaacacagcctaacgCCCATACCCTTCTTCCCGCCAAATTCGACCGTTCGTAAGCTCGTTTGGAAAATGTCTCTCAGCCATTTCTCAAACAAACTGTTGGGAAAAGAAGCAGAGCCGACTAACACCTCCTCTAACACCCTCTCTTCTACGCTAAAACTATCCACGTTTTGCTTCCCACAAACCTCCTCGAACGACCCTTTGATCTTGGACAAGATAAGCTCTATCATCTCTCTATCCCTAGCGGGGCTTCGGTCGAAAACAAAGCGGTTCTCGATCAACTTAAGAAATCCATGCGGCCTGCTTCGGGGATCGGTTGGGGTTTCGCGAGTCAAATCGCTCGAAATGGGGCTATGCTCCCCTTGTTTGTCCTCGCTTTCATCGTTCTCCTCAGCTCTTATGTTCAGATCAAGCGTATTGAAGCTCGATTGCCTCGATAAGTCCTTTTTGCTGTTGCCTGTCTCCCCTGCCACCGAAGATCCATAttcccttttcttctttccaaAGTTTGACAGGTCCCATTCGGCCTTGCGCTTTCTATCTACATTAGGTGTCGCCAAAATAGGTTTTCTTTCATTAATTTCCAGGTTCAGCTTGATAAcaaatttttggtttttcttatcTTCATAAGTCGTGGAACCACCATTAGTCAGGATGAATATTGTCTGGCCCACACTTGCCTCCCTTTTGCTTGATTCTCCGAATTTTCCAGTTTCATATCTATCAGCTAGGAATTTCATGAACTGGGTATCAGCCAGATCAACATCTTCCACCAAGACGACAAGCTTTTCGTGGTTTTTCAAAGTTTTCGCAAGGACTTCAGTACCTGGGGTCAATTCATTATCTCTTTTTGTCATGCTCATGTGGAGGAGCAAATCAGCAGACCCGAAAATGGATTCTGCAATTGCTCGTGCCAACCTTCTTTTTCCTATGGAGTCATCCCCTTGAACCAGGAACCACGTCTCCTGCTTTGCCAGCTTGGAGTCAATCaaggcctctgctattgaaggAATGGTTTCGGTTTGCCATGGCACAACCTCCTGTAGCAGCTTACTCGTGTCAGCTCGTTGCATTGTTCGTTCACTTTTCTGCTCCACCAATTTTGTGGAATGAGGGAACAGAGAATTGCCTAGAGCGAGGGTAATCTTCAATTCCTTCCCATCGTTGTCTTTAAGAGAGTGCAAGCTCGGTTCCGCTGATTGCTGTTTCTCGGTACCGCCATTGAAATTGAATTCAATGGTGCAAGACTGTTGTCGTCTGAATCGAGGCACGTGATTGGTGCAGTTGGCGGACTTCAAAGTGGAATTAGCGAAGGGAATCGAATTCGAGTCGGGGAAGAGGCTGTTCTGACTTGGCCACCAGGGGTAGGATGAAGTATAGGAGCAGCTCTTCCCTATTACGCTCTGATTCTGCCTGACCTGGTGCTGACCGTTCTGGCACATTCTGTTCCACTTCCTCTTCAACTTCACCAATTCATCCTGTGCATGTAATCGTGCAGATTAGATAAATTTTCCAATCAGAGATGCCCAAATGTAAATCTCATGCATAAAATTGAATATTCCAAGCAGATGAGACCAGACCTCCATGAAACTGCCCTTAAACTAGCTACTTTCAGTTTATCTGATCTAAACCCAACACAGATGGAAGGCCAAACTGAACTTTTGTTACCTTTTGGCGGGCTTGATCAGCTCCACGAGGTTGCAGCCAAGGAGGCAAGAGCTTTTGCTGGCTAGATTTGAACAAGTTGGCTTCTTTTTCGTAATTGGATGCACATTCTGCACAGCATGCGAGCCTATCTAGTTCCTCCTTGCAACTAAATGGCTTTAATTCCAGCAACTGATCATATGGGTTCTGGGAGAATGTCATCTTTGAATCAAGCACACTGCAACCatacatgaaaaattttaaatcagtAAACACACTAAACtttaatcaaaatatatataacgtaGTTAAAATTACTATACATACTGAAGTAATACTAAATGACATAATTTTGgagaaaatataacatattttacaatctaatttCGAGTTAAGTTCTCATGGTTTCAGCTTCAGGAATAATGTTCAAACTGATTCGTATTCAAGCAGAATAAAAGGGTACCACTAGTGGACACATGAAAAGGAGCCTGTGTGTCCCCCCAACCCCAGCCCCATCTAAAAGGTTGCTCTCGACCAATCCCTTAATTAAGAACTCGACATATAATTGTAACATCTACAGTAGTTCGAGTCCCTTtcaatgtttcatttttttttccaaaaaagacggtatctcaattttattacaatctaaatcctaataatatatattgtatatataataatatatatatatattgtaactaATTTGTTCGTTCCTAATCCTGGCATATACACTTGTGAAAGCGATaaccaataattaaaaattggTGAAGACAAATTAATCAAAGGATCGAACTCATTACAAACCttaatgttaaataatatatatatatagatgtatatttgtatattaatattttttttagtgtgatattaaatgattgacaaataaaaaataataatgaataaactttttattaaaaaaaaggcatgaTTAAagagttatgaatagtatttatttttcttaaaaggaaaagccctcaaaacaaaagattaaaaaaaaaaaaaacacttgtaggtctttttttattttttttttcagtttttaatagCTGTTAATCCGGATTCTGTTGAAATCCCGTGGCTACATGCggacaaaacaaagaaaacagaaCAGTAGTTCATGTCTGTCTCGCCAACCATACATTTTCTCAGTGGCTCTGGCTAAAGGCTAAGACTGACTGAACCCGACCAAAACTACTCAAAACACAAAGCTTCAAGAAGGGATCATCTATGGAGGATTGTGTGTATGTACTGTTAATGGATAAAGGCATTAAGATTCAATATAGAGCAAGATATAACCTGTAACCGTGGAGACTTAAACCAAGTCCACCTGATGGAACATTAACGGCTTGAAGAGCCCATTGTATCTCAAGAGGGGGTTTCCGTATTTGGCACCTCATGTATGTTTGGTAACTCGCAGTTGCCAATAGCCATACCTTTGTCTTTGAGCTACCATTGTCAGAGACTAACCTCCCTATTTCGGCAACGAGATGATCAACTGGGTTATAACCAGACATTTCTCCACCAGAGAATCCTCCTTCTCTTTCATTAAAAGTTGTCTCAACTGTCCATTTCAGGTCACCAGTGTAAACAATCGCTCCACCTCCTCCTGATGCAAGAGAAACCAGCTTCCTTTTCAGTTCTGAAAGGTTCATCTCCACATCTTCCTTCTTCATGAATCTTAGTGCAACTGGTGCAAACTGAAATTTGATGACCTGGGTTGATTTCAGCTCTCCAGGAACCTCCCCTCTTTCAAGCCTTGACATTAACTCCGCCACTAGGCCTTCAGTTATAGGCGTTGAATCACCAACTATCACAGTGttctttctcttattcttcCCCAGAAGGACCTCAAAGACCAACTTGATATCTTGTTTGGAAGAGGCTGAACCTGTGATGGGGTTGGTTGGAACTTTCTTTTGAGGGGAGAAGAGACCTGGGTTTTGTTCGGAAGAGCAAGTCAAGAAATGGGTTTGCCAGAAAGCGCTAGGGTTGATGATATCTCTCTGGGTTTCAGTTGGAGAAGGTGAACAAGGTGAAGAAAAAACTCCACCGGAACTATTGTAACACTGAAGCACAGAAGTGGCTGAAGAGTCCTCTATGTTGTTCTTGACTGTAGTGCTAGAGAACCCAGCCTCTCTCATAACCCTGCTGACGCTAGGGTCATCTAAGATGGATAAGATAAGCTGTTCTAACTCAACCTTTATGGCTAAAAGTggttgttgttgctgttgttcAATGCAACCCCTTCTTTGGTGTGCCTGTGCTCTTTTGAGTGCGGCAATGAGAGCATTGGATAGAGAGGGCAGGCCATGTAGCAGAGGACCAGGCGTGGTTGGCAGTCTATTCAGAGCCACGTTGAAGCATAGCTCAAGAGCTCTGCATTGGAGAGGATGTGATGTATGGCGTGGCTGAGATTTGAGACAAGCCCTTCTTAATAGACTGGCCCTTGAACTCAGTAAAGTGGCAGCCACATGGAGAGGAGTGACCTGAGCATGGCCCCTCCTCCTTGCCAAGCTGAGAGAGTGCTTCAAGACTGAAGCAGCCTCTGTTGTGAGGGTCTGCGGCGCTGCACAAGCTCCTGAGCGCATCACTTGACCAAAACCAACCCCCCCAACCACCCCCTTGTTGAGAGCTCTTTCCGTTCTGAGGACTAGACTTCTTGTTCTTCCTTCTTAATTTTCTGATCTTTTTGCCTACCTCAACACCACCCCTTCCCTGCTCACTCTAACCCGAAacactttttcaaaaataaagagCAAGGTTTCCTTCCTCCCTTGTGCTTAAAGGAATAAAAAAGTAATCACCAAGGATTCAAGAATAGcttgaatgatatatatatcacaCTGCCTTAAGATCAGGAAATGGAGGATAGTCAGGTTTTTGAAAGAAGCGCCTCGAGAGTTTTAGGAGCTTAACCCGGCTTTAGAAAAACCAGAATGGAACAAACTACCTACTTTATACATCTCATcgttgattttatttatttatttaaatttgcttatttttctcttttcgtttATACACTTAAATCTATCAAACTTATAAATCTTCAAATAATCCCACTATACAGGAGCCTCGAGGTGATCGATCCTCAAATACTTGGTACGTACTTGTAAATTTTTTCTGGCTAGCTTCAAGTACTACAGCTAGCTCGTCTCTAGCTATCTTGTTATAAATGAGACTAATCATGTTATTCTATTGAAAAATACATTAatgtttcttttggtttttggcTTGATGACAATTAAAATCTATAAAGGTTacttttaataatcattttcttttttgggactTGCAAAAaccaatattattatatatatagtagaactTCGACGATGGCATGATATTGCACCTATCAGATAAATTTTTCACCATGATgatgaaaaactgaaaaaagaagattttgatcTATTGATCCTACACTTGTTTTAAGTCTTTAAGATGACCAAAAccgatatttatttttatggaaatgGATTTACATGGAAGATCGATCATGTCCACCAATGGGACCCtgaattcaaaatattttcattcagcCCCAGAGCGCGTCCCCCTTTGAATTAATAGATCACAGACAAGGCCagcacaaattcaaaaaaaagtACTAATTAATAAAGGGAAAAGGTAGAAATAAGCCAGAATAGAGTGTGACAGTATGACGTtctataaacattttttatctagtcatattatatatgttttttttatttttttatttattttaatcatactaaatattatgtgacatatttattattattaaataataaaaaatatatataacaaataattattgaataataataaatatatatcacgtcatatttaataagatgaaaataaaataataatataatgtataaaatttttcatatttatatattcatatacaATATTATTGGCAGAATTTTATTGGCAAAAAAAGAGCCTCTCTCTTCACGCCCATCCTCGTCGACAGACAGAATTTTATTCGCAAAGTACCAAAAAGCAACCCTGATCTGTCTGGCTATCCTGCATAGCATTATtggcgctctctctctctctatatatatatatcttacctATAGTTAgtgacttttatatatttttatatattttattgatatgatttgttaaaataattattttatattttaaaaaaatgatacaatcaatcacattaataaaatatataaaaaatatacaaaaataactcatcataaaatttttgatatatacatattatacatattatatagagatatatatgGAGACTGCAATATATTATTAACCTAGCTTtcctcttatatataatattcccaTCTAAATATCTGATTTCCAACCACccacttaattataaatataacttgTGATCTTTTGTTAGGAATAAAGGAATTAAATTAAGCAGAAATCATGTCGGTAGCTAGATATATACCTATGACGTTCTAATGGACTGTACGTTCCTGTAAGATTTGTGTATCGTggttaatttattatttttgtagaccaggaaacatataattaatatggtCGATGATCTACGTATAACGTACGTACATGAGTCGACTAGAGCATTAGCAATGGCCTAGTCATTGCCAAATCTAAATTTTGGCTAGAACTTCAAGTTTTGGCTATAGCATTAACATTTGGCTAGGTAAGCATTGGCAATagactagccattgccaagtctaaaatttggctagaatcttacattttggctattgtattaacttttgactatctaagtccacattggactagccattttaaagtcaaaataatattattatattatatattttaataatatttgacaaattttttttttcatattttgtaaatatacttcatatattttaataatatttgataaaaaaaattatacaacaattcttgaaaccaacaaactaatttttgctaaccctttttttttttgctatttatatttttatattgtgtattaagctaataatgatagaatataaatgtaccctcaattagaaactttatcataaaagaaaagtaatttgacaagaaaaattaccaaaaaaggagggaaagggagggaaattgagaaaaaataataaaaaactcatttggtccTTCAATAGTGTATCGCCAAATATAGCTAGGTGGGGaaagttactgtagctcaaaactaaaatatatggctATAGCTAGTTCAATGTAGGAGTTTTGTGATAAAAAATGGTAAACTTTGCACTTGGCgttggcaatggctaggccattgccaatgctaaATCCACATTGGGTTAgctattaaattaattaaaataataatataatattatttttttaataatattattttttaatttttttaatattttgtaattacattaactatatattaattaataatttaatttgatacttaaattatttttttctaattatttttttcctcaacttattattttttatctataaaaaata belongs to Juglans regia cultivar Chandler chromosome 8, Walnut 2.0, whole genome shotgun sequence and includes:
- the LOC109006179 gene encoding protein SMAX1-LIKE 5-like; translated protein: MRSGACAAPQTLTTEAASVLKHSLSLARRRGHAQVTPLHVAATLLSSRASLLRRACLKSQPRHTSHPLQCRALELCFNVALNRLPTTPGPLLHGLPSLSNALIAALKRAQAHQRRGCIEQQQQQPLLAIKVELEQLILSILDDPSVSRVMREAGFSSTTVKNNIEDSSATSVLQCYNSSGGVFSSPCSPSPTETQRDIINPSAFWQTHFLTCSSEQNPGLFSPQKKVPTNPITGSASSKQDIKLVFEVLLGKNKRKNTVIVGDSTPITEGLVAELMSRLERGEVPGELKSTQVIKFQFAPVALRFMKKEDVEMNLSELKRKLVSLASGGGGAIVYTGDLKWTVETTFNEREGGFSGGEMSGYNPVDHLVAEIGRLVSDNGSSKTKVWLLATASYQTYMRCQIRKPPLEIQWALQAVNVPSGGLGLSLHGYSVLDSKMTFSQNPYDQLLELKPFSCKEELDRLACCAECASNYEKEANLFKSSQQKLLPPWLQPRGADQARQKDELVKLKRKWNRMCQNGQHQVRQNQSVIGKSCSYTSSYPWWPSQNSLFPDSNSIPFANSTLKSANCTNHVPRFRRQQSCTIEFNFNGGTEKQQSAEPSLHSLKDNDGKELKITLALGNSLFPHSTKLVEQKSERTMQRADTSKLLQEVVPWQTETIPSIAEALIDSKLAKQETWFLVQGDDSIGKRRLARAIAESIFGSADLLLHMSMTKRDNELTPGTEVLAKTLKNHEKLVVLVEDVDLADTQFMKFLADRYETGKFGESSKREASVGQTIFILTNGGSTTYEDKKNQKFVIKLNLEINERKPILATPNVDRKRKAEWDLSNFGKKKREYGSSVAGETGNSKKDLSRQSSFNTLDLNIRAEENDESEDKQGEHSPISSDLTRETPTDPRSRPHGFLKLIENRFVFDRSPARDREMIELILSKIKGSFEEVCGKQNVDSFSVEERVLEEVLVGSASFPNSLFEKWLRDIFQTSLRTVEFGGKKGMGVRLCLDGKGDGILEDGFLGSRLPKTIQVSY